One window of the Populus nigra chromosome 4, ddPopNigr1.1, whole genome shotgun sequence genome contains the following:
- the LOC133691665 gene encoding GDSL esterase/lipase At1g09390-like isoform X2: MDAHTLISHQVDYAMDDWSLISYRLETRLAPCFWRTTDKQAPLSQLYSVYTAGESLNTSYLTPYLEPLGPDFRNGVNFAFSGAATQPRYKPFSLDVQILQFLRFRARSPELFSKGYKDFVDEDAFKDAIHIIDIGQNDLAGSFEYLSYEQVIKNISSYIKEISYAMQNIYQHGGRNFWIHNTGPLGCLPQKLATFDKKSSDFDQYGCLKVLNDAAKQFNDQLRVLCEELRSELKNSTIVYVDMYSIKYDLIANATTYGFENSLMACCGYGGPPYNYNPIITCSRAGYSVCERGSKFISWDGVHYTEAANAVVASKILSTNYSTPQIKFSYFCSN; encoded by the exons ATGGACGCTCATACTTTAATCAGCCATCAGGTCGATTATGCGATGGACGATTGGTCATTGATCTCTTAT AGGCTAGAAACTAGGCTTGCCCCATGTTTTTGGAGAACAACTGACAAACAAGCTCCTCTCTCGCAATTGTATTCTGTGTATACTGCAGGCGAAAGTTTGAATACAAGTTACTTGACCCCTTATCTAGAACCATTGGGTCCAGATTTCAGAAATGGAGTTAATTTTGCTTTTAGTGGTGCTGCCACTCAACCTAGATATAAACCTTTCAGTTTAGACGTTCAAATTCTTCAGTTTCTTCGATTTCGAGCTCGCTCCCCTGAGCTATTTTCAAAAG GCTACAAAGATTTTGTCGATGAAGATGCCTTCAAGGACGCAATTCATATAATTGACATTGGACAGAACGATCTTGCTGGTTCATTCGAATACCTTTCATACGAACAAGtcataaaaaacatatcatcTTACATAAAAGAAATCAGCTATGCAATGCAG AATATATATCAACATGGTGGAAGGAACTTCTGGATACACAATACGGGACCTCTGGGTTGCCTGCCACAAAAACTTGCTACCTTCGACAAAAAGAGCAGTGATTTTGATCAGTATGGATGCCTTAAGGTTCTTAATGATGCAGCAAAGCAGTTTAATGACCAGTTGCGCGTCCTATGTGAAGAGCTTAGATCTGAGTTGAAGAATAGCACCATCGTGTACGTTGATATGTATTCCATCAAGTATGACCTCATTGCGAATGCTACTACATATG GTTTTGAGAATTCATTGATGGCATGCTGCGGTTATGGCGGTCCACCATACAACTATAATCCTATTATTACCTGCAGCCGAGCTGGTTACAGTGTGTGCGAGAGAGGATCAAAGTTCATAAGTTGGGATGGAGTTCACTACACAGAAGCTGCCAACGCAGTCGTTGCCTCCAAAATTCTATCTACTAATTACTCTACTCCTCAGATTAAGTTTAGTTATTTCTGCAGTAACTAG
- the LOC133691665 gene encoding GDSL esterase/lipase At1g09390-like isoform X1: MSARLIKIPHLFSFTPTMILYFFFPLLINCQCSRNPVIFIFGDSNSDTGAYYSGLGLMFGVPNGRSYFNQPSGRLCDGRLVIDLLCESLNTSYLTPYLEPLGPDFRNGVNFAFSGAATQPRYKPFSLDVQILQFLRFRARSPELFSKGYKDFVDEDAFKDAIHIIDIGQNDLAGSFEYLSYEQVIKNISSYIKEISYAMQNIYQHGGRNFWIHNTGPLGCLPQKLATFDKKSSDFDQYGCLKVLNDAAKQFNDQLRVLCEELRSELKNSTIVYVDMYSIKYDLIANATTYGFENSLMACCGYGGPPYNYNPIITCSRAGYSVCERGSKFISWDGVHYTEAANAVVASKILSTNYSTPQIKFSYFCSN; the protein is encoded by the exons ATGAGTGCACGTCTGATAAAAATCCCACATCTTTTTTCCTTCACACCCACTATGATTCTGTATTTCTTCTTCCCCCTTCTGATTAATTGCCAGTGCAGCAGAAATCCAGTAATATTCATCTTTGGCGACTCCAATTCGGATACTGGTGCTTATTATTCTGGTCTTGGATTGATGTTTGGAGTTCCCAATGGACGCTCATACTTTAATCAGCCATCAGGTCGATTATGCGATGGACGATTGGTCATTGATCTCTTAT GCGAAAGTTTGAATACAAGTTACTTGACCCCTTATCTAGAACCATTGGGTCCAGATTTCAGAAATGGAGTTAATTTTGCTTTTAGTGGTGCTGCCACTCAACCTAGATATAAACCTTTCAGTTTAGACGTTCAAATTCTTCAGTTTCTTCGATTTCGAGCTCGCTCCCCTGAGCTATTTTCAAAAG GCTACAAAGATTTTGTCGATGAAGATGCCTTCAAGGACGCAATTCATATAATTGACATTGGACAGAACGATCTTGCTGGTTCATTCGAATACCTTTCATACGAACAAGtcataaaaaacatatcatcTTACATAAAAGAAATCAGCTATGCAATGCAG AATATATATCAACATGGTGGAAGGAACTTCTGGATACACAATACGGGACCTCTGGGTTGCCTGCCACAAAAACTTGCTACCTTCGACAAAAAGAGCAGTGATTTTGATCAGTATGGATGCCTTAAGGTTCTTAATGATGCAGCAAAGCAGTTTAATGACCAGTTGCGCGTCCTATGTGAAGAGCTTAGATCTGAGTTGAAGAATAGCACCATCGTGTACGTTGATATGTATTCCATCAAGTATGACCTCATTGCGAATGCTACTACATATG GTTTTGAGAATTCATTGATGGCATGCTGCGGTTATGGCGGTCCACCATACAACTATAATCCTATTATTACCTGCAGCCGAGCTGGTTACAGTGTGTGCGAGAGAGGATCAAAGTTCATAAGTTGGGATGGAGTTCACTACACAGAAGCTGCCAACGCAGTCGTTGCCTCCAAAATTCTATCTACTAATTACTCTACTCCTCAGATTAAGTTTAGTTATTTCTGCAGTAACTAG
- the LOC133691503 gene encoding uncharacterized protein LOC133691503, with protein MAAKEGIRSGREGEEEEHVYRISTDKEWEELQRNGSCFGGQLDKSSGFIHLSKLDQVMSTLQNFFLNTKVDLYLLQIDAKKLGDGLIYEVVDGTNNFPHFYGPSRSFSPLPLDVVIKAEKLVLADGQFSCSLLN; from the exons ATGGCTGCAAAGGAGGGAATTAGGAGTGGAAGGGAaggtgaagaagaagagcatGTGTATAGGATAAGCACAGACAAAGAGTGGGAAGAGTTGCAGAGAAATGGATCTTGTTTTGGTGGACAACTTGACAAATCTTCTGGCTTCATCCATCTCAGCAAGCTCGACCAG gtgATGTCAACATTGCAGAACTTTTTCCTGAATACTAAGGTGGATTTGTATCTGCTTCAAATCGATGCTAAAAAG CTCGGGGATGGATTGATATATGAAGTCGTGGATGGTACCAACAACTTTCCTCATTTCTATGGCCCTTCTCGGAGTTTCAGTCCCCTCCCTCTAGACGTAGTTATCAAAGCAGAGAAGCTTGTTCTAGCAGATGGCCAGTTCAGTTGTAGTTTGCTGAACTAA
- the LOC133691719 gene encoding uncharacterized protein LOC133691719 — protein sequence MAIVIRYVDNNGHIIERFLGIQHVSDTIASSLKTAIEALFSKHGLSISRLRGQGYDGTSNIRGEFNGLKALILNNNPILDVLEIIREDGMNSEQRMEAVILIGIMESFNFVFMLHCLRRILAVTNELSQALQRKDQDIENGMSLLKTSKERFKLMRENDWESLLEEVSSFCIKHDIDILNMDDEYKLRGRSSPNDSFFTFNKEKLVRLALFYPSEFSIVDFMVLGDQLDMYIIDLRGDYEFSGIEGIASLAEKMVKTKKNLIFPLVYMLIKLSLLLPVATATVERVFSAMHIVKSRLLNRMRDKWMNDSLVVYIEKDIFDKIDNEAIMKRF from the exons ATGGCAATTGTTATACGATATGTAGACAACAATGGACATATAATTGAACGTTTTCTTGGCATTCAACATGTGTCAGATACAATTGCTAGTTCACTCAAGACAGCTATTGAAGCTTTGTTTTCTAAACATGGGCTAAGTATATCAAGATTGCGTGGTCAGGGATATGATGGAACTAGTAACATACGAGGTGAATTCAATGGCTTGAAAGCACTTATTCTAAATAACAATCCAA TTCTTGATGTGCTTGAGATTATAAGGGAGGATGGAATGAACTCAGAACAGAGAATGGAAGCGGTCATTTTAATAGGTATTATggaatcatttaattttgtgttcATGCTTCATTGTTTGAGAAGGATACTAGCAGTTACTAATGAGTTATCACAagcattacaaagaaaagatcaaGACATAGAAAATGGTAtgagtttattaaaaacatcaaaggaACGATTCAAATTGATGAGAGAGAATGATTGGGAATCTTTACTGGAAGAAGTGTCATCTTTTTGCATCAAACATGATATTGATATTCTAAACATGGATGATGAGTACAAGCTCCGTGGGCGTTCAAG TCCAAATGACTCTTTCTTTACTTTCAACAAAGAAAAGCTTGTTCGCCTTGCTCTTTTTTATCCTAGTGAATTCTCTATAGTGGACTTTATGGTACTTGGTGACCAACTTGACATGTATATTATTGATCTACGTGGTGATTATGAGTTCTCTGGTATTGAAGGTATTGCTAGTCTTGCAGAGAAAATggtaaaaacaaagaagaatttGATATTTCCATTAGTATATATGCTTATCAAATTGTCATTACTTCTACCAGTTGCAACAGCTACAGTGGAGAGAGTTTTTTCTGCTATGCATATTGTCAAGAGTAGATTGCTAAACAGGATGAGAGATAAGTGGATGAATGATAGTTTGGTTGTATACATTGAGAAAGATATCTTCGATAAGATTGATAATGAAGCTATTATGAAgcggttttaa
- the LOC133690779 gene encoding nitrogen regulatory protein P-II homolog, with the protein MTSAAVKPGSLTSLQFHSSLNKQLPLFDSLLKPLKLKNSRFSQFNLTLNTSRNASIIPTIRAQSSSVPEYIPDAKFYKIEAILRPWRVSQVSSALLKIGILGVTVSDVRGFGAQGGSKERHGGSEFSEDKFVAKVKLEIVVSKDQVEAVIEKVKDEAWTGEIGDGKIFLVPVADVIRIRTGERGEKAERMTGGLSDMTFSA; encoded by the exons ATGACCTCGGCAGCAGTGAAACCAGGCTCCCTCActtctcttcaatttcactCTTCTCTCAACAAACAACTCCCTCTTTTTGATTCCCTTTTGAAACCTCTCAAGTTGAAGAATTCTCGATTCTCTCAGTTTAACTTGACCCTAAACACCTCAAGAAATGCGTCCATTATTCCTACAATTAGAGCCCAAAGCTCCTCTGTTCCTG AGTATATTCCAGATGCCAAATTCTACAAGATAGAAGCAATTTTGAG GCCCTGGCGAGTCTCGCAAGTTTCCTCG gCTCTGCTGAAAATTGGTATTCTTGGTGTTACTGTTTCTGATGTTCGAGGCTTTGGGGCTCAAGGTGGTTCAAAGGAGAGGCATGGTG GCTCAGAGTTTTCCGAAGACAAGTTTGTTGCTAAAGTTAAGTTGGAGATTGTAGTGAGCAAAGACCAG GTTGAAGCTGTTATAGAAAAGGTAAAAGACGAGGCATGGACTGGAGAGATTGGAGATGGCAAGATTTTCT TGGTACCTGTTGCAGATGTAATAAGAATTCGCACTG GTGAACGTGGAGAGAAGGCTGAAAGGATGACAGGAGGGTTGTCCGACATGACATTTTCTGCATGA